TGTATCAGCTGCCCAGCACTTGTTGCACGGAGGGGACTATAACCCTGATCAATGGTTAGATTATCCAGAAATTCTCGCACAAGATATCGAACTCATGAAGGAGGCTAATGCCAATGCCTTTTCGATTGGGATGTTTGCTTGGGCAAGTTTAGAGCCAGAAGAGGGCGTCTATCGCTTCGAATGGTTGGATGACATTATTGAAAATATTGCATCATTTGGTGGAAAAGTTTTACTATCAACTCCGAGTGGGGCGCGTCCAGCTTGGATGTCTCAAAAATATCCAGAAGTATTACGTGTGAATGCAGAACGACAAAAGTTATTGCATGGCGCGCGTCACAACCATTGTTTTAGTTCACCCGTTTACCGCCAGCAAACACAAAAGATTAATCGTTTGTTAGCTGAGCGTTATGGTGACAATCCCGCAATTTTAATGTGGCATGTGTCCAATGAATATGGTGGCGAATGTCACTGTGATTACTGCCAAGAAGCCTTTCGTGGTTGGTTGAAGAACCGCTATAATAATAGTTTAGATGAATTAAACCATGCATGGTGGGGGCCGTTTTGGAGCCATACGATTACGGATTGGTCACAGATTGAATCGCCATCACCAATTGGTGAAAATGCTGTTCACGGCATGAATATAGATTGGCGCCGTTTCGTTAGTGACCAAACCATTGATTTCTATAAGAGCGAGATTGAACCATTGCGTGAGCTGACACCGCATATTCCGATTACGACAAACTTTATGGCAGATGGTAATGACTTAATTCCTTTCCAAGGCTTGGATTACAGCCAATTTGCTAAGGAAGTAGATGTTATGAGTTGGGATGCATATCCGGCTTGGCATAATGATTGGGACACAACAGCTGACTTAGCAATGAAAGTCGCTTTCGTAGATGATTTGTACCGTTCATTGAAAAACCAACCCTTCTTACTATTAGAATCAACACCGAGCGGGGTAAACTGGCACAATGTCAATAAAACGAAACGACCAGGCATGCATTACTTATCATCTATGCAGATGCTAGCTCATGGTTCAGATAGCATTATGTACTTCCAATGGCGTAAATCACGTGGCTCTTCTGAAAAATTGCATGGAGCTGTTGTTGATCATGATGGCAGTACGAATAACCGTGTTTTCCAAGATGTTAAGGAAGTCGGACAAGCACTAAACGATATGCCAGAAATTACCGGCTCTATGCGACAAGCCGATGTAGCTGTTTTATATGACTGGGAAAACCACTGGGCTCTTGGCGATGCGCAAGGCTATGGCTTACAAACCAAACGTTACCCACAAACAGCACAGGAACATTACCGCGCCTTCTGGGAAAATGATATTCCAGTAGACGTCATTACAAAAGAACAAGATTTTTCTGCCTACAAACTATTAGTCGTACCGATGCTCTACATGATGAGCGAAGAGACAATCAGTCGCCTGAAAGCATTTGTCCAAGCAGGTGGAAAACTGGTCACGACTTATATTAGTGGTGTCGTGAATGAACACGATTTAACGTACCTAGGAGGTTGGCCAAAAGATTTACAAGAGGTTTTTGGTGTCCAGCCACTTGAAACAGATACCTTCTATCCAAGTGACCGTAATCAACTGGCTTATCAAGGTAAGCACTACGAAATTACCGACTATGCAACTGTTCTATCCGTTGATTCTGCAGATGTATTAGCTCACTATGAAGCTGATTTCTATAAAGGCACACCAGCTGTGACGAAAAACCAATTTGGTGAAGGAACAGCTTATTATATTGGTGCTCGTATGGAGGCAGACTTCCAACGCGATTTCTATGCAGAGCTAATTGAAGAATTAGATTTGAAGGCAGTATTAACAGTTGATCATGGACGCGGTGTTTCTGTTCAATCCCGTCAAATTTCGGAAGATACTCACTATGTTTTTATTATGAATTTCACGGAAGAAGAGCAAACCATTACTGTTCAAGAATTGGTCACAGATGTTCGAACGAAGGAAGAACTAGTGGGCGATATGACGTTGGCACCATACGAGGCACGCGTTGTCGCTTATAAAGGCTAAGAAGTAGAGAAGAGTAGGGAGAGGATATCTTCTCGCTACTCTTCTTTGTTTCTTTCATAAGTTTTTCATGGAATGTTGACTAATTGACTTCATTTAGGATATAATTCACAGTGCTTCTGGAAAAATAGATAAAAAAAAGGAGGATCGTTGGTTTAATAATGGATAGCGCCAGGCTCAGTGAAAACTGAGTGACGAGGATTGGGTTTATCGAAAGTTTCGGCGGGTAGCCCAAGGTTTGTGTAGTCTACAGAATGTCATTTAAAAGAGATCGCATAAGCTGCCTTCTTACAAAGATGCATTCCCACACCCAGAAGAAAAATCGAATAGAAAATGAGGTTTTTTTGTTATGTGTGGAATTGTTGGATATATCGGCCAAGGTGCCGTTCAAGATGCGTTAGTTAATGGATTAGAAAAATTAGAGTACCGTGGTTATGATTCAGCTGGGATTTATGTGGTAGATCCAGCCGGCAGAGGTCATTTGTTTAAAGAAAAAGGTCGTATTGCGGCTTTATCAGAGCAAGTTGATTTTGAGATTGAAGCAAGCGTGGGGATTGGTCACACACGTTGGGCAACACATGGTGTGCCAAGTGTGGACAATGCTCACCCTCATCAATCAGCTAATAACCGCTTTACTTTAGTTCATAATGGTGTCATTGAAAACTTCCGTGAGTTGAAAGAGAATTATTTATCTGATGTTCGTTTGTATGGGGAAACCGATACGGAAATTGTTGTCAATGTTATTGCAGCAATGTCGGAAAAAGAAGGATTAGGGGCTAAAGAAGCCTTAAAAAAAACCTTGCAAGTAGTTAAAGGATCTTATGCCTTTGCGATGATTGATGCAGAAAATCCAAGTGTTCTTTATGCAGCTAAAAATAAAAGCCCATTATTGATCGGATTAGGTGACGACTTCAATATGGTTGTCAGTGATGCGATGGCAGGTGTGCAACTAACGAACGAGTATGTTGAGATTCATGACGGCGAAATTGTCATGCTGACAAAAGATGATGTCTTAATTGAAACAGTCGCTGGTGAAGCGATTGAGCGTGCGTCTTACCGCGCAACAGTGGATGCATCTGATTTAGAAAAAGGAACGTATCCGTACTATATGTTGAAGGAGATTGACGAGCAACCAGCTGTTTTACGTCGTATCATTCAAGAGTACCAAGGAGAAGACAACCAATTAGAAGTGGATGAAGTGTTATTGGCTGCCATGATGGAAGCTGACCGCATCCATATTGTCGCTTGTGGAACAAGTTATCATGCGGGTTGGGTAGGTAAGCACTATTTAGAAACACTAGCTAAGATCCCAACAGAAGTTCATATTGCAAGTGAGTTTTCATACAACCAGCCGTTATTGACTGGCAAACCTTTCTTTATTTTTATCTCCCAATCTGGCGAAACAGCAGACAGCCGCCAAGTGTTGGTTAAAGTAAAAGAACTGGGTTACCCAGCATTGACGATTACAAATGTCCAAGGGTCAACTTTGTCGCGTGAAGCAGACCATACCTTATTGCTTTATGCAGGCCCAGAAATAGCTGTAGCCTCATCAAAAGCCTATACTGCTCAAATGACTGTTATGGCGATATTAGCTGACGTGTTAGGCAGACAAAAAGGTCACGACAACCAGTGGGACTTAGCTCACGAATTAGGACTAGTCGCAAGAGCGATGGATACTGTCATTGATGAAAAAGCGCAATTAGAAGAACTTGCTGAGACCTATTTTAAAGATACGAGAAATGCCTTTTATATCGGACGCGGATTAGACTACTATGTCGCTATGGAAGCGGCATTGAAACTAAAAGAAATTTCCTATATCCAAACAGAAGGATTCGCTGCCGGCGAATTGAAGCATGGTACCATTGCCCTAATCGAAGAAGGCACACCAGTCTTAGCCTTAGCGACGCAAGCAAGCAATGCCAGCCACACTCGCGGTAATGTTGAGGAAGTACGCTCTCGCGGAGCTAATACGTGTGTGATTGCCATGGAAGGATTGGAACAAGAAGGCGACCAATTTATCTTGCCACATATCCATGAAGAACTCGCACCACTTGTCGCAGTTGTCCCTACTCAACTCCTCGCTTACTATGCAACCTTGCAAAGAGGCTATGACGTTGACAAACCAAGAAACTTAGCGAAATCAGTAACAGTGGAATAACGTTATTTAAAAGGAAGTTGAGGCGATTGCCCCAACTTCCTTATTTTAACCTCTAAAACCAACTTCAGCATCATTTTCCTAGCCGAAGTCGGTCGGTAAGCAGTTTTGAGCAACTTCAGGCCTAAAAAGCAGGTTGAAGTTGGTTTTTTGTCATTATTTCATTCTTTTATCGGTTGAAAGAGGGAAATGAGAGATTTCCTATTTAAAAAACGATGGCTATCGTGCTACTATATAAGGTAGAAAGAAAAAGGTTGTTGAGGAGGGATTGCTATCAAACAGCTAGCACACGAACGTTCGATATTAATTGATGGTGATATGCGTAAAGTCTGGAATGCTATTACAAAGCCAGAGAAATTAAGCCAGTGGTTTGACAATGAATCGATTTGGGAAATGGACAAGTTTGAAGAAGGCAAAACGGCAACGGTGACATTACTTCCAAACGAAAAAAACGAGCTGGAAGAAAAGACAGTTGTCACAGTTACGATCGAACATATTTTACCTTTTATGGAATTTCATTTTGTAGACGAAAATAAAGAAGAATTTGCAGCGTTTCGATTAAAAGAAGAAACAGGGATTCGTGTGTTTCTAAAGTCAGAAGGATTTAGTGACTCTTTAGAAAAGTTGAAGGCATTGGTTGAGAAAAAATAAGGCGGTGAAAGCCAAATGGCGAAAGAAGCACTATTAATTGTTGATATGAGTAATGACTTTGTGGCAGATAATGGCACATTGACGGTTGGTAAGCCAGCTCAAGCGATTGTTTCCTACATAAAAGAAACAGCCCAGGCTTTTTTAGATAACGGCCAAGTGGTTGTCGTATCGATGGATGATCATGAAGAAAATGATCCTCATTTTGACTTATGGCCAGCCCACAATGTGACGGGCAGTTACGGCCAACAACTTTACGGTGAGTTGCAGGATTGGTTTGACTCTAATCAAAATCATGACCAACTCTACTACCAAGCAAAGACAAACTACAACGCCTTTTTCAAAACGGGATTGGCTGATCAATTACGCCAATTAGAAGTGGAAAAAGTTCATGTCGTTGGTGTAACAACTGATATTTGTGACTTTTTAACGGTAGCGGGAGCAGATGCGGAAGGCTTTAAAACAGCCATTCATAAACAAGGCATTGCAACCTTTACTGATTTAGGCGACACCATGGTTAACCATATGGTGCGTTGTTTCCATACAGAAGTAGTTGAATAGCAATAAAGAAGAGGCTGGGATAAAAAAATCCCAGCCTCTTCTTTATTTCCCTAAAAGCTCTTTCACAAAAAAACGAGTCACTTTTTCCATCGTTTCGCCGCGGACGAGATGGCCTTCATCTTCATCGACAAAACTGATATTCTCCAAGTCACCATGGTCATCCATAAAACGAACCACATGATCGTAAGGCACAATATGGTCTTGTTGACCATGCCAAAAGAAGAGCGGACGGCCGTTGATCGTATCGGGATTGAGCGACAAGTCATACTTAGTAAGCCAGCTTAATAACGCATCTAAGTCAGCTGGTAGATAGCGGCCCAATTGGCTGGCATGTTGGCGAATGCGTTCCAAGTAGGCGACGGGTTTAGGTGATCCCATCACACAAGCCGCGGCCTTAATTTCAGGATGATGGGTCAGCAAGGCACAAGTAGTAATGCCACCCATAGACAAACCGCCGACACCGATTTGATCATTGGCTAAATTCATTTTTTGGAAATGATTGACGATATAGCCAAATTCCATCAAGTTGGCGTGGATACTTTGCCAAAACGTTAGTGATGGGACTTTAGAGACCTCCTGCTTACGCTCGCCGTGGTTGTAGGCATCCGGTAATAAAACTCGAAAGCCTTGTTTGGCTAGCGAACGGGCTTGGGTTAAGTTTAGTTCTTTAGCGGATTGCCAGCCGTGGTAGTAAATAATCAGTGGTAATGTTTGGTTACGTTTTTCTTTTGAAACGACCTCTAAAAGAGGAATGGTTCCAAGCAGTCGTTTTCTCACAGTTAATAACATATGCAACACCTCAAGGCTAGCATAGCCTGTTCTTAAAAAATTGTCTATTTATTTTGACTTTATAATCATTTCACTTTGAATCGTACACGATATAGTTTAGGATGAAGCTATAAAACAAACCTTAAAAAACAAAAACTGAGAAAAAGGTGACTAACAGTATCGATGAAAAAGAAGGTAATCGTTGTTGGAGCAGGGGTTGCAGGGTTATCCAGCGCCATCCGTCTCCAAAAAGATGGCTATCAAGTTGAAATTTATGAAAAAGAAAGCATGGTTGGCGGAAAAATGCACCGAATCGAAAAAGACGGTTTCCGTTTTGATTTAGGCCCGACGATTGTCATGATGCCTGATTTGTATCGTGAAATTTTTGAATATGCAGGAAAAAATCCAGACGACTATATTCCGATGAACCGTTTGGATCCGATGTACCGCTCTTATTTTAATAAAGGCAGCGAACATATTGATGTATCTTCAGACTTGGTTCAATTGATGAAAACGCTAGAGGCGGTCAGTCCAGAAGATGCCAGTGGGTTCTTGAAATACTTGTCTAGTATTTATGAACGCTACCAAGTAGCAGTCGATCACTTTATCCAGCGTCCGTTCCGTAGCAATAAAGATATCTACAACCCATTCATGTTGAAACAAGCTTTAAAATTAAAGACTTTTGATTCTGCAACCAACTCAACTCGATTGCAAAATTTGTAAAAGATAAAAAAATCCAGCAAATGCTGACCTTCCAAACTCTCTATATTGGTGTAAGTCCAGATAATGGGCCATCGCTGTATACGATTATCCCGATGATTGAATTGTTATACGGTATTTGGTATATCGAGGGTGGTATGCACAAAATGGCAGAAGGTATGGAGAAAGTCTTTATTGAACTTGGTGGTAAAGTCCACCTGAATTCGCCAGTTGATGAAATTATTATTGAAAACGGTCAAGCTAAAGGCGTGAGTGTTGCGGGCGAGGCTGTTCATTCAGACTATGTGATTTGTAATGCTGACTTCCCATACGCTATGAAGAACTTAGTGAAGGACCAAAAAGCAAAAGGCAAATATACCGATGAAAAAATTGATAAGATGGACTACTCTTGTTCCTGTTTCATTCTTTACTTAGGAATGGATCGTAAATATGAGGAGTTGGAGCATGTTCATACCTTTGTCTTCTCAGAAGATCTTGATCAAAACTTAGACCAAGTCTTCTCTGGTGAAAAAATTGAAGATCCGTCTCTTTATGTTGTGGCTGCCTCTAAAGTCGACCCAACTGTTGCGCCGGCAGGAAAAGAAGGCCTATACGTTCTTGTTCCTGTTTCTGATCTTGCAACGGCTAAGTATGATTGGAACGATGAGTCAACCATTCAATACTACCGTCAAAAGGCCCTTGAGTCAGTGAGTCATTTACCAGGTATGGCGAATATTGAAAATGAGATTATTTCTGAGTCAGTGATTACGCCGCTTGATTTCCGTGATCGTTTTAATGCCTATAATGGGGCATGTTTCGGTCTGCAGCCATCGCTCTTGCAAAGTAACCACTTCCGTCCACAAGCGAAAGCGAAAAATTGTGAGAATCTTTATTTCGCAGGAAGCAGTACCCATCCAGGTGCAGGTGTACCAATTGTCTTAGTATCTGGCAAGATTGCAGCGGATGAGTTGAAGCTAGACGATAATGCTTAAGAAAGGAAATGACATCATGATGTTATCAAGGCAACTTAGGCAAGACTACGCATTTTGTGAAAAGATTATAAAAGCTTCATCAAAAAGTTTTTATACGGCTTTTTCCCAGCTGCCTAAAGAAAAGGCGCGGGCAGTCTATGCCATTTATGCTTTTTGTCGTCTAGCAGATGACACCGTAGATTCTGATGATCCTTTGGCAGAAAAAATTAAAAATTTACAAAAATTAGAAGAACAATTAAAGGCCTTCGACAAGGGTCATACGCCTGACGAGCCAATGTGGCGAGCGTTAAGAGATGTGTTTACACGCTATAAAATGGATGTTTCGCCTTTTTTCGACCAATTGGAAGGCCAAAAGAGAGATCTCTCCTTCAAAGGGATGGCTGATTTATCTGCTCTAGAAGAATATAGCTATTATGTAGCGGGTTCTGTTGGTTTGATGTTGTTACCGATTTTATCGGCTAATAATGAGATTGATGATAGCTTAAGAGAAAGTGCGGTTTCCTTAGGGATTGCGATGCAATTGACGAATATTTTACGTGATGTTGGCGAGGATTTTAGAGATAATAACCGTATTTATTTGCCATCTGATTTGTTGTTGCATTATGGTATTCGTATAGATGGGCATGCGGACAAAATCTTAGACCAAATCGATTAGGAGGAAGTCTATGTATGCTTACGCTGAAAAATTAAAAGCCGTCAAACTTTACTTGAAGTACGAATCTTATGCGGCTGTCATCAATGAACTGGGGTATCCTTCGCGTATGGCTCTTCGGGATTGGATAGAGGCTTACCGTACGGATGGAGATGTTCAAAAAGAGATGACGCGAACGCCAAAATACACCGAAGAACAAAAACAAGCAGCAGTCACCCACTATCTTGAGCATGGTAAGTGTTATTCACGTACCTGCAGAAAACTTGGCTATCCAAGCCGGGGCTTATTAACAGAATGGATCATGGAGCGCGCACCTCAACCTCGCCAATTGATTAAAAAAGGGGTAAACTTAACACAACAAGAAAAAGAAGCCGCAGTTCTTGCACTGGTAACTCGGACCACATCCGCACAATCGATTGCGGATCAACTAGGTATTAGCCGAAATTCCCTCTACAATTATAAAGAACGGTGGCTCGGCAAGGACGTGCTTGGTATGGTCAATGACTCAAAGGAAACAGATGTTAATCAATTAAAAAGTCAAGTCAAGCAACTTCAAGAAGAGGTTCACCGCCTTCAGATTCAAAAAGACGTTCTTGAAAAAGCGGGTGAACTACTAAAAAAAGATCAGGGCATCCATCTAGAAGAACTCACCAATCAAGAGAAAACACTCCTGATTGATGCCCTTCGCCCTTTTTATCCGTTAAAGGAATTATTAGCCTGTGTCAGTATCCCTAAAAGCAGTTATAGTTATCACCACACTCAACTCGCTTTACCTGATAAATATTGCAAGGCTCGTACCATGATAATTGAAATTTTTCACAAGAATAAGCGGCGGTATGGCTATCGCCGAATTCATACTGCTCTGAAACATAAAGGGATGACTCTTTCAGAAAAAATTGTTCAACGTATCATGCGCGAAGAAAATCTCTTCGCTAAATCCGTTAAAATTAAGAAGTATAGTTCATACAAAGGAGAAATATCGCCTGCAGTTCCTAACATCCTAGAACGCGATTTTACAGCCAGTAAACCCAATACAAAATGGGTAACTGATCTAACAGAATTCCGTCTCCCTGCTGGAAAAGTTTACCTGTCTCCTATGATAGACTGTTTCGATGGTGCAATAGTGAGTTGGACGATTGGTGCTTCTCCTAATGCTGAATTGACTAATTCGATGCTAGATCAAGCGGTTTTAACGCTAAAAGAAGGTGAAAACCCGATAGTTCATTCGGACCGAGGGGCTCATTACCGCTGGCCAAGTTGGATTGAGCGAATGGAATCGCATCACTTAACTCGTTCTATGTCTAAAAAAGGTTGCACGCCTGATAATGCTGCGTGTGAAGGTTTTTTTGGGCGGTTAAAAAACGAATTCTTTTACGATGAGAATTGGTTAGATGTGTCAATTGAGCACTTTATACAACTTTTAAACAACTATCTTCATTGGTACAATCACGAAAGAATCAAGCTATCTTTAGGTGGGATGAGTATTATGGATTTTCGAAAAACACTTCCTTTAATAGCTTAAGGAATAATACCAATTCTTGTCCACTAGAAGTAAACAAACCTATTCAATAGGTTGCAACAAAAACAATCAACCGTATTTAGGTCCAAAATAATATCCGCACCCCCGATGCGCTCATGGAGGATGGCGTTAATCCGTCATTTATTGAATTATGGGAAAGCATTGCCATGGAAGCAGAAAGAAGATACGGACTCTTTTGGGGTCGTATTGACCGCTTTGATGAAGACTGTCGTTTCCCTGTTTATGTTGCAGCCAAATTATATCATGCTATTATAGATAGCGTGCGTGAAAACAACTATAATTGCTTGCAGCTGAGGAATTATGTGCCCGAAGTAAAAATGATGGGCCTTGTGTTAGAAGCCAGAAAAAAATTTAAGAAACGGTGATAGAATGGATGATTCAATATTTGACCGGCGCTTAGAAGACCAATTGTGTTTTCGACTTTACCGCGCCTCTAGCGAGTTGGGAAAATTATACAGTCAGGCCTTGCAGCCTTTTGGTTTAACTTTTTCACAGTACCTTGTCTTACTTGCGTTATGGGATAAAGATGGGGTCGCAGTGACGGATATTGGTTCACGAACTGGAATGGGAATTGGAACCTTAAATCCGATTCTAAAACGAATGACAGAGCATGGCTGGGTTGAAAAGAAGACCCACGATACCGATAAACGTGCCACCCTCGTTTTTGTAACCGAACAAGCAACTAACGAAAAGCCAGCGATTAACTTATCGATTTTAAAACAGTTAGAAGGCTTTCAACTGATGGATTTGGATATCATTGGCTTGATGGATCAGCTGGAAACCTTACAGCAGCAATTGAAAAAAGTAAACGACTAAGCAGCGATTAAGGAATGGAAAGGATGATCGATATGACTGACACTAAGAAGAAAGCATGGGCAAACTTAGCCCTCTTTATATTGGCTCTCATTGTCAATGTTCTAGGAGCGACTGGATTTATAAACGGTTCGTCTCAAGCAGAAGTTTCCGACCGATACCATACCCTCATTACACCTGCTGGATTTACCTTTAGTATTTGGAGTTTAATTTACGGCTTATTACTCTTTAGTTTTATTGTAATGGTTGTCCGTCACGAAGATCGTTATTATAAGCAAGCCATTCATAGTCTCTCTCCTTTAATCTGGGTGTCATTGGCAGCGAATATCTTGTGGATTGTCAGTTTTTCCTATATTGTGATTGGTTTATCAACCGTCTTTATTTTTATTTATGTGATCAGTTTGGCATTGATTTTGAAAAAACTATTGAAGCTTGATGGTTCGAAGCGTTGGCTATTGCCATTAACATTCGGCTTGAACACTGGCTGGCTAATTATTGCCTCTGTTGTTAATGTGGCAGCTTACTTAGTGAAAATGAACTGGGATGGCTTTGGTATGACTTACGATACATGGGCAATGATCATCATGCTAGTAGCGTTACTCCTAGCGATTGGTGTGTTATTACAAGTCAAAAATGCAGCCTTCACCTTGCCAATTGCTTGGGCATTCTTCGGTATATCACAAGAGCTACAAACCTTTGGAGAAAGCCAAACTCTAGTAGCGATTGCCTTAGCTAACGCTGTGATTTTAACCATAGCAGCGGCATACCAGTGGTGGAAAAATAAAAAAGCCGTCATTCCTTATATAGACTAGTAAGAAGGATTGAGCCTCGCGCTCAATCCTTTTTTTGTTGGGTTTGAATGTTCGATAAAGCCGAATGATTTTTTTAGCTGTATCGCACAGTCATGCCATCAGCGTCACTTTTAAAAGGCTTGTTTATAGTCTTAGGGGGCTTTTTTGCGCTATAATGAAAGGCAGTAGAGTAAAGGATGTGAACAAATGGTAGGTTTATTGCGGTATGCACGGAATTATAAACGACAGGTCATTTTAGGGCCGGTCTTTAAGTTTTTAGAAGCAGTTCTTGAACTAATGTTGCCATTACTCATGGCAAAGCTAATAGATGATGGGGTAGCGAAGGGAAATATCACGACTGTTTGGCAAATGGCAGGCTTAATGCTAGTGATGGTAGCATGTGGCGGTATTTGCGCAGCGATTTGTCAGTATTTTGCCTCGATTGCTTCTCAAGGATTTGGAACAGAGTTGCGTAACCAACTCATGAAAAAAATTAATACACTGTCTCATGAAGACTTAAATCAATTTGGGACAGACACATTAATTACGCGTATGACTAACGACATCAACCAAATGCAATTGGCATTGGCAATGTTGATTCGACTAGTCGTTCGTTCGCCATTCTTAAGTGTGGGAGCCGTTGTGATGGCATTTATTATCGATGCTAAAACAGGCTTTTTATATTTATTATCACTCCCACTATTTTGCTTAGTGCTCTTTTTAATTATTCGGTACTCCGTTCCGTTATATAAAAACGTTCAGCAACGTTTAGATTATTTAAATGAACTGATTGCCCAAAATTTAAGTGGTGTTCGCGTCATTCGTGCCTTCGCACGTACAAAGAGCGACATCAATCACTTCAACGACAGTACAGATGATTTAGCTAAAGTGAATCGAAAAGTAGCCAATTTATCTGCTCTCTTGTCGCCAAGTACCACCTTAATTATGAATGCAGGCATTATGATTTTACTTTATATTGGTGGCTTTTCCGTTAACGACGGTCGCCTGCAGCAAGGTGAAGTATTAGCCCTTATTTCTTATATGAATCAAATGCTATTAGCTTTGATTGTTGTCTCTAACCTAGTAGTGACCTTTACCCGTGCATTTGCATCTGCTCAGCGGATTAACGAGGTACTGGATACAACACCAAGCTTAGTTTCGCCACTGGCTGACTCAATTGAGCCTGACCTAGAAGCGGCAGTTGTTTCTTTCTCACAAGTCGATTTCAGATACAGCAAGGAAGCGGGATTGTCACTCGAAAACATCAATTTTGAGGTTGCTAACGGCAGTGTAGTGGGGATTACAGGCCCAACTGGTAGTGGGAAATCAACCCTTATTCAGCTGATTCCGCGCTTTTATGATACGAGTGCCGGCGATGTTTACTTTATGGGCAAAAACGTGCGGGATTGGGACCTGAATCATTTGCGCCAACTCATCGCAATGGTGCCGCAAACAGCTGTCTTATTTAGTGGTAGCATCCGCGATAATTTACGGTGGGGAAAAGAAGATGCCACTGATGAAGAATGTTGGCAAGCTTTAAAAACGGCACAAGCCTTCGATTTTGTTTCCGCATTACCACAACAATTGGATTCACCAGTCATGGAAAATGGGAAGAATTTCTCAGGTGGGCAACGCCAACGCCTGACAATTGCCCGAGCATTGATTGCTAAACCAACCTTATTGATTTTAGATGACTCCTTGTCGGCGCTAGATTATCAAACAGACTTATATTTACGTGAAGCCTTGAAGCGTGATTTAGATTGCGCCGTTATTATTATTTCGCAACGGATTCGCTCTTTACAAAAAGCAGACCGTATTTTATTAATGGACAGTGGTCGGTTATTGGCTGCTGGTACGCATGATGAGTTATTAGAAGAGTCAGCGGAGTATCAAGAGCTTGTCGCATCACAGGAGGAGAAATAACATGAAAAAATTATCTTCCAAAGGACTTCGTTATTTTTGGCCTTATTTGTTGGCCTATCCAAAAGAATTAATTGCTGCCAGCTTGTTTGGCGTGATCAGTGGAGCGGCTGTTGTGTTAATGACCTATTATATTGGTGTGTCGGTTGATTTACTGATCGGTGTGGATCAAGTTGATTTTACTGGTCTTTACCGTGTATTGGCCTTGTTTGCCGGTATTTTATTAGTAACGGTCATTAGCCAATGGGTGATTCAAGTTTTAGGGAACCGCATTGCTTACCAATCGGTAGCAGAATTGCGGAAGGATACCTTTAAGCACTTGAATCATTTGCCATTAAGCTATTATGATCAAACCGCTCATGGTGATATTGTCAGCCGTTTTACGAATG
This genomic interval from Jeotgalibaca arthritidis contains the following:
- a CDS encoding beta-galactosidase; translated protein: MEKKYVSAAQHLLHGGDYNPDQWLDYPEILAQDIELMKEANANAFSIGMFAWASLEPEEGVYRFEWLDDIIENIASFGGKVLLSTPSGARPAWMSQKYPEVLRVNAERQKLLHGARHNHCFSSPVYRQQTQKINRLLAERYGDNPAILMWHVSNEYGGECHCDYCQEAFRGWLKNRYNNSLDELNHAWWGPFWSHTITDWSQIESPSPIGENAVHGMNIDWRRFVSDQTIDFYKSEIEPLRELTPHIPITTNFMADGNDLIPFQGLDYSQFAKEVDVMSWDAYPAWHNDWDTTADLAMKVAFVDDLYRSLKNQPFLLLESTPSGVNWHNVNKTKRPGMHYLSSMQMLAHGSDSIMYFQWRKSRGSSEKLHGAVVDHDGSTNNRVFQDVKEVGQALNDMPEITGSMRQADVAVLYDWENHWALGDAQGYGLQTKRYPQTAQEHYRAFWENDIPVDVITKEQDFSAYKLLVVPMLYMMSEETISRLKAFVQAGGKLVTTYISGVVNEHDLTYLGGWPKDLQEVFGVQPLETDTFYPSDRNQLAYQGKHYEITDYATVLSVDSADVLAHYEADFYKGTPAVTKNQFGEGTAYYIGARMEADFQRDFYAELIEELDLKAVLTVDHGRGVSVQSRQISEDTHYVFIMNFTEEEQTITVQELVTDVRTKEELVGDMTLAPYEARVVAYKG
- the glmS gene encoding glutamine--fructose-6-phosphate transaminase (isomerizing) → MCGIVGYIGQGAVQDALVNGLEKLEYRGYDSAGIYVVDPAGRGHLFKEKGRIAALSEQVDFEIEASVGIGHTRWATHGVPSVDNAHPHQSANNRFTLVHNGVIENFRELKENYLSDVRLYGETDTEIVVNVIAAMSEKEGLGAKEALKKTLQVVKGSYAFAMIDAENPSVLYAAKNKSPLLIGLGDDFNMVVSDAMAGVQLTNEYVEIHDGEIVMLTKDDVLIETVAGEAIERASYRATVDASDLEKGTYPYYMLKEIDEQPAVLRRIIQEYQGEDNQLEVDEVLLAAMMEADRIHIVACGTSYHAGWVGKHYLETLAKIPTEVHIASEFSYNQPLLTGKPFFIFISQSGETADSRQVLVKVKELGYPALTITNVQGSTLSREADHTLLLYAGPEIAVASSKAYTAQMTVMAILADVLGRQKGHDNQWDLAHELGLVARAMDTVIDEKAQLEELAETYFKDTRNAFYIGRGLDYYVAMEAALKLKEISYIQTEGFAAGELKHGTIALIEEGTPVLALATQASNASHTRGNVEEVRSRGANTCVIAMEGLEQEGDQFILPHIHEELAPLVAVVPTQLLAYYATLQRGYDVDKPRNLAKSVTVE
- a CDS encoding SRPBCC family protein → MRKVWNAITKPEKLSQWFDNESIWEMDKFEEGKTATVTLLPNEKNELEEKTVVTVTIEHILPFMEFHFVDENKEEFAAFRLKEETGIRVFLKSEGFSDSLEKLKALVEKK
- a CDS encoding alpha/beta fold hydrolase — encoded protein: MLLTVRKRLLGTIPLLEVVSKEKRNQTLPLIIYYHGWQSAKELNLTQARSLAKQGFRVLLPDAYNHGERKQEVSKVPSLTFWQSIHANLMEFGYIVNHFQKMNLANDQIGVGGLSMGGITTCALLTHHPEIKAAACVMGSPKPVAYLERIRQHASQLGRYLPADLDALLSWLTKYDLSLNPDTINGRPLFFWHGQQDHIVPYDHVVRFMDDHGDLENISFVDEDEGHLVRGETMEKVTRFFVKELLGK
- a CDS encoding isochorismatase family cysteine hydrolase yields the protein MAKEALLIVDMSNDFVADNGTLTVGKPAQAIVSYIKETAQAFLDNGQVVVVSMDDHEENDPHFDLWPAHNVTGSYGQQLYGELQDWFDSNQNHDQLYYQAKTNYNAFFKTGLADQLRQLEVEKVHVVGVTTDICDFLTVAGADAEGFKTAIHKQGIATFTDLGDTMVNHMVRCFHTEVVE